Proteins encoded together in one Psychrobacter sp. 28M-43 window:
- a CDS encoding HU family DNA-binding protein, translating to MNKSELIDSIADKSGLNKTQAGDALNAVMESVGEALEAGDSISLVGFGTFSVKDRKARTGRNPKTGEELSIPASKVPSFKAGKNLKERLN from the coding sequence ATGAATAAGTCAGAATTAATTGATAGCATCGCAGACAAAAGTGGTCTAAATAAAACCCAAGCTGGTGATGCACTAAACGCTGTTATGGAAAGTGTTGGCGAAGCACTAGAAGCTGGCGATAGCATCTCATTAGTTGGCTTTGGTACTTTCAGTGTAAAAGATCGCAAAGCACGCACTGGTCGCAACCCTAAGACTGGCGAAGAGCTAAGCATTCCAGCAAGCAAAGTACCAAGCTTCAAAGCTGGTAAAAACTTAAAAGAGCGCTTGAACTAA
- the iscU gene encoding Fe-S cluster assembly scaffold IscU — MAYSDQVIDHYENPRNVGNLDKNAKNVGTGMVGAPACGDVMRLQIQVDDNGIIEDARFKTYGCGSAIASSSLVTEWLKGKSLDQAGEIKNNDIAQELALPPVKVHCSVLAEDAIKAAISDYKGKHGVAAPAEEAAI; from the coding sequence ATGGCCTATAGTGACCAAGTTATTGATCATTACGAAAACCCACGCAACGTTGGTAATCTTGATAAAAACGCCAAGAACGTTGGTACCGGTATGGTCGGTGCCCCAGCATGTGGCGATGTAATGCGTCTACAAATCCAAGTCGACGATAATGGTATTATCGAAGATGCACGTTTCAAGACTTATGGCTGCGGTTCAGCGATTGCTTCAAGCTCGCTTGTTACTGAGTGGCTAAAAGGTAAGAGCTTGGATCAAGCTGGCGAAATCAAAAACAATGATATCGCTCAAGAGCTAGCATTACCACCAGTAAAAGTGCATTGCTCTGTACTTGCAGAAGATGCCATTAAAGCCGCTATTAGCGACTATAAAGGCAAGCATGGCGTAGCAGCTCCAGCAGAAGAAGCTGCGATTTAA
- a CDS encoding IscS subfamily cysteine desulfurase — MSQHNNLIYLDYAATTPVAKSVAAKMSEYLTVDGVFGNPASRSHGYGWQAEEAVETARGQVAEVINADPREIVFTSGATESDNLAIKGAAHFYQSRGKHIITSKIEHKAVLDTCRELEQEGFEITYLEPQPSTGLILPEQVKEALRDDTILVSLMMVNNELGTITDVAAIGEITREAGVVFHVDGAQSVGKVKINLEEMKIDLMSFSGHKAYGPKGIGALFVRRKPRIRLKAEQHGGGHERGMRSGTLPTHQIVGLGAAFALANESYEADHAHAAKLRQKLWDGLQDIEEIYLNGDLENSVPNIVNISFNFVEGESLMMSLKDLAVSSGSACTSATLEPSYVLRAIGRPDELAHSSIRFSFGRYTTDEDIDTVIKQMHEAVDKLRALSPLWDMYQEGVDLNSVEWAEH; from the coding sequence ATGAGCCAACATAACAACCTTATATACTTAGATTATGCCGCCACTACCCCAGTTGCTAAATCAGTAGCTGCTAAAATGAGCGAGTATTTGACTGTAGATGGTGTCTTTGGTAACCCAGCTTCACGCTCACATGGTTACGGCTGGCAAGCGGAAGAAGCAGTAGAAACTGCTCGCGGTCAAGTTGCTGAAGTAATCAACGCTGATCCACGCGAAATCGTCTTTACTTCTGGTGCGACTGAGTCTGATAACCTAGCTATTAAAGGTGCAGCACATTTTTATCAGTCTCGTGGCAAACATATCATTACCAGTAAAATTGAGCACAAAGCTGTATTAGATACTTGCCGTGAGCTTGAGCAAGAAGGTTTTGAGATTACTTATCTTGAGCCACAGCCAAGCACAGGTCTTATCCTGCCAGAGCAAGTAAAAGAAGCACTGCGTGATGATACTATCCTAGTATCACTTATGATGGTAAACAATGAGCTTGGTACTATTACTGATGTTGCAGCGATTGGTGAAATCACTCGCGAAGCTGGCGTAGTTTTCCATGTTGATGGCGCACAGTCTGTTGGTAAAGTAAAAATCAATCTTGAAGAAATGAAAATTGATTTGATGAGCTTCTCAGGTCATAAAGCATACGGCCCTAAAGGTATCGGCGCATTGTTTGTTCGTCGTAAGCCACGTATCCGCTTGAAAGCTGAGCAACATGGCGGTGGTCATGAGCGCGGTATGCGTTCAGGTACACTACCGACGCATCAAATCGTTGGCCTAGGCGCAGCATTTGCTTTGGCTAATGAAAGCTATGAAGCCGACCATGCACATGCAGCCAAACTACGTCAAAAGCTTTGGGATGGCCTACAAGACATCGAAGAGATTTACTTAAACGGTGATCTTGAGAACAGCGTACCAAACATTGTAAACATCAGCTTTAACTTCGTTGAAGGCGAGTCATTGATGATGTCACTTAAAGACTTAGCGGTATCATCAGGTTCAGCCTGTACGTCAGCAACGCTTGAGCCATCATATGTACTACGTGCTATTGGTCGTCCAGATGAATTGGCACATAGTTCAATCCGCTTTAGCTTCGGCCGTTATACCACTGATGAAGACATCGACACTGTTATCAAACAGATGCATGAAGCCGTTGACAAACTACGTGCCCTATCACCACTTTGGGATATGTACCAAGAAGGTGTTGATCTAAACTCAGTCGAGTGGGCTGAGCATTAA
- a CDS encoding Rrf2 family transcriptional regulator, whose protein sequence is MRLTTRGRYAVTALLDLALQTSQQDSAVSLSDIAKRQSISISYLEQLFSKLRKRGLVTSIRGAAGGYHLAKPLNEIDVMSIISAVDESVNAMQCEGRGDCQGGTMCLTHDLWCALSNHIEQYLKNITLAQLLDMENVQSVSERQHTSTKDISIKDINTITLSNSEANPA, encoded by the coding sequence ATGCGTTTGACTACTCGGGGCAGATACGCTGTTACCGCATTATTAGATTTGGCATTACAGACTAGCCAACAAGACAGTGCTGTATCGTTATCTGATATCGCCAAACGGCAATCGATTTCAATCTCATATCTTGAACAGTTATTTTCTAAACTCCGTAAACGCGGCCTTGTCACGAGTATTCGCGGTGCTGCAGGTGGTTATCACCTAGCTAAACCATTGAATGAGATAGATGTGATGAGCATCATATCTGCGGTTGATGAGTCAGTAAACGCGATGCAGTGTGAAGGACGCGGTGACTGTCAAGGTGGTACAATGTGCCTAACTCACGATCTGTGGTGTGCACTATCAAATCATATCGAACAGTACTTGAAAAATATAACATTAGCGCAATTATTAGATATGGAAAACGTGCAGTCAGTCTCAGAGCGTCAGCACACCTCTACAAAAGATATTTCCATAAAAGACATTAATACTATTACTCTATCGAACAGCGAGGCAAACCCAGCATGA